Proteins encoded by one window of Cloeon dipterum chromosome 4, ieCloDipt1.1, whole genome shotgun sequence:
- the LOC135942973 gene encoding zinc finger CCHC domain-containing protein 8 homolog isoform X2, producing the protein MEEPKDEGKKSLADATRQDMQKEADATRYKVEEIRQKIESLRKRKIENEVQVIEGQPCEVVTVSEDSHSEDSSSPVKKAKPEEKLPSFTPMVHATFKPLIEQTHLEQHKKNVEVVSLDDENSEPVANVINETPEEPMVEAPVVAEPAERRNGALGRPLVKITFYDRVLANEYAALIKDAVAQTLSIPSSAKSGNKSGSVQLEYVIRESDLNDENTQLEGQTFTLDTEPVTAALKWKVPSYSQSFKTIDGQEGDKQEEEPEKRSGGACFNCSGSHMISDCPKPIDQKVVNENRAKFRSSGNQLMRTSRYHADEEQKYSNHRPGQISNELRQALGLRPEQLPLHTYCMRLYGYPPGWLEEARVKHSGISLIEDVQSTNGSAESDQIEEIDPSKIVEFPGFNVPFKLGTMDESYEMGLPQMHWDFSKEAMLQFIKSQKTLPTIAPNDVVEIDDDDDDECVILESNNPETESPVSPPGVNSSESLPAISEKDTTQNPSSPDIELLEASKQQILEELGEDNDASPKSPEKAGTENLVCATPETSLGRSMSSALGTPIVDSSTPYEKLPTAEKFSQGVSEHLNFENLPGATGQYEKMKGIIKRVQKSIQESSK; encoded by the exons ATGGAGGAACCGAAAGACGAGGGCAAAAAATCCTTGGCAGATGCCACGAGACAAGACATGCAGAAGGAAGCTGACGCTACCAGGTACAAAGTGGAAGAAATTCGTCAGAAAATAGAGAGCTTGAGAAAGCGCAAAATCGAGAATGAAGTGCAGGTCATCGAAGGTCAGCCCTGCGAGGTTGTGACTGTCAGCGAAGACTCACATTCAGAGGACAGCAGCAGTCCTGTGAAGAAGGCAAAACCTGAGGAAAAGCTGCCGAGCTTCACTCCAATGGTGCATGCAACGTTCAAGCCGCTCATTGAACAGACTCATTTAGAGCAACACAAGAAAAATGTTGAGGTTGTCAGCTTGGACGACGAGAACAGTGAACCGGTGGCAAATGTAATTAATGAAACACCAGAGGAGCCGATGGTAGAAGCGCCAGTGGTAGCAGAGCCCGCCGAGAGAAGAAATGGTGCTCTCGGACGGCCTTTAGTGAAAATCACTTTTTACGATAGAGTTCTGGCCAA TGAATATGCAGCATTGATAAAGGACGCTGTTGCTCAAACTCTGTCCATTCCAAGCTCTGCCAAATCTGGAAATAAATCCGGGTCGGTGCAATTGGAGTATGTTATTCGCGAGTCGGACCTGAACGATGAAAACACCCAGCTGGAGGGGCAAACGTTCACCCTGGACACGGAACCTGTAACCGCTGCTTTGAAGTGGAAGGTGCCGTCGTACTCGCAG TCTTTTAAAACGATCGATGGTCAAGAGGGTGACAAGCAGGAGGAGGAACCTGAAAAAAGGTCAGGAGGAGCATGTTTCAACTGCAGTGGAAGTCACATGATATCTGACTGTCCAAAACCGATAGATCAAAAAGTTGTAAATGAAAACCGGGCCAAATTTAGATCGTCAGGCAATCAATTGATGAGAACTAG tCGTTACCACGCTGACGAAGAACAAAAGTACTCCAATCACCGTCCAGGACAAATAAGTAACGAGCTGCGGCAGGCACTGGGCTTGCGGCCGGAACAATTGCCGCTGCACACGTACTGCATGAGGCTTTACGGCTACCCTCCAGGCTGGCTTGAGGAGGCGCGAGTCAAGCACTCGGGCATATCCTTGATAGAGGACGTGCAATCAA cCAACGGCTCTGCTGAGAGTGATCAAATCGAAGAGATAGATCCCAGCAAAATCGTCGAGTTTCCCGGTTTCAATGTTCCGTTCAAGCTTGGAACAATGGAT gaaaGCTACGAGATGGGATTGCCACAAATGCATTGGGATTTCAGCAAGGAGGCCATGTTGCAGTTCATCAAATCCCAAAAAACGCTGCCGACCATAGCTCCAAACGACGTGGTGGAAATT gatgatgatgatgatgatgaatgCGTAATTTTAGAGAGCAACAATCCAGAAACCGAATCGCCGGTGTCGCCTCCAGGTGTAAATTCGAGCGAATCTCTGCCAGCGATCTCAGAGAAAGATACAACTCAAAACCCCAGCTCACCTGACATAGAACTGCTGGAGGCGAGCAAACAGCAGATATTGGAGGAACTTGGAGAGGACAACGACGCTTCTCCCAAGTCACCTGAGAAAGCTGGAACTGAAAACTTGGTTTGCGCCACTCCTGAGACATCACTGGGCAGGAGCATGTCATCGGCTCTAGGCACGCCAATCGTAGACAGTTCGACTCCTTACGAGAAACTGCCAACGGCTGAGAAATTTTCTCAG GGCGTGAGTGAGCACCTGAACTTTGAGAACCTTCCTGGTGCAACTGGACAGTACGAAAAAATGAAGGGGATCATAAAGAGGGTGCAAAAAAGCATTCAGgaatcatcaaaataa
- the LOC135942973 gene encoding zinc finger CCHC domain-containing protein 8 homolog isoform X1: MEEPKDEGKKSLADATRQDMQKEADATRYKVEEIRQKIESLRKRKIENEVQVIEGQPCEVVTVSEDSHSEDSSSPVKKAKPEEKLPSFTPMVHATFKPLIEQTHLEQHKKNVEVVSLDDENSEPVANVINETPEEPMVEAPVVAEPAERRNGALGRPLVKITFYDRVLANEYAALIKDAVAQTLSIPSSAKSGNKSGSVQLEYVIRESDLNDENTQLEGQTFTLDTEPVTAALKWKVPSYSQSFKTIDGQEGDKQEEEPEKRSGGACFNCSGSHMISDCPKPIDQKVVNENRAKFRSSGNQLMRTSRYHADEEQKYSNHRPGQISNELRQALGLRPEQLPLHTYCMRLYGYPPGWLEEARVKHSGISLIEDVQSTNGSAESDQIEEIDPSKIVEFPGFNVPFKLGTMDESYEMGLPQMHWDFSKEAMLQFIKSQKTLPTIAPNDVVEIDDDDDDDECVILESNNPETESPVSPPGVNSSESLPAISEKDTTQNPSSPDIELLEASKQQILEELGEDNDASPKSPEKAGTENLVCATPETSLGRSMSSALGTPIVDSSTPYEKLPTAEKFSQGVSEHLNFENLPGATGQYEKMKGIIKRVQKSIQESSK; encoded by the exons ATGGAGGAACCGAAAGACGAGGGCAAAAAATCCTTGGCAGATGCCACGAGACAAGACATGCAGAAGGAAGCTGACGCTACCAGGTACAAAGTGGAAGAAATTCGTCAGAAAATAGAGAGCTTGAGAAAGCGCAAAATCGAGAATGAAGTGCAGGTCATCGAAGGTCAGCCCTGCGAGGTTGTGACTGTCAGCGAAGACTCACATTCAGAGGACAGCAGCAGTCCTGTGAAGAAGGCAAAACCTGAGGAAAAGCTGCCGAGCTTCACTCCAATGGTGCATGCAACGTTCAAGCCGCTCATTGAACAGACTCATTTAGAGCAACACAAGAAAAATGTTGAGGTTGTCAGCTTGGACGACGAGAACAGTGAACCGGTGGCAAATGTAATTAATGAAACACCAGAGGAGCCGATGGTAGAAGCGCCAGTGGTAGCAGAGCCCGCCGAGAGAAGAAATGGTGCTCTCGGACGGCCTTTAGTGAAAATCACTTTTTACGATAGAGTTCTGGCCAA TGAATATGCAGCATTGATAAAGGACGCTGTTGCTCAAACTCTGTCCATTCCAAGCTCTGCCAAATCTGGAAATAAATCCGGGTCGGTGCAATTGGAGTATGTTATTCGCGAGTCGGACCTGAACGATGAAAACACCCAGCTGGAGGGGCAAACGTTCACCCTGGACACGGAACCTGTAACCGCTGCTTTGAAGTGGAAGGTGCCGTCGTACTCGCAG TCTTTTAAAACGATCGATGGTCAAGAGGGTGACAAGCAGGAGGAGGAACCTGAAAAAAGGTCAGGAGGAGCATGTTTCAACTGCAGTGGAAGTCACATGATATCTGACTGTCCAAAACCGATAGATCAAAAAGTTGTAAATGAAAACCGGGCCAAATTTAGATCGTCAGGCAATCAATTGATGAGAACTAG tCGTTACCACGCTGACGAAGAACAAAAGTACTCCAATCACCGTCCAGGACAAATAAGTAACGAGCTGCGGCAGGCACTGGGCTTGCGGCCGGAACAATTGCCGCTGCACACGTACTGCATGAGGCTTTACGGCTACCCTCCAGGCTGGCTTGAGGAGGCGCGAGTCAAGCACTCGGGCATATCCTTGATAGAGGACGTGCAATCAA cCAACGGCTCTGCTGAGAGTGATCAAATCGAAGAGATAGATCCCAGCAAAATCGTCGAGTTTCCCGGTTTCAATGTTCCGTTCAAGCTTGGAACAATGGAT gaaaGCTACGAGATGGGATTGCCACAAATGCATTGGGATTTCAGCAAGGAGGCCATGTTGCAGTTCATCAAATCCCAAAAAACGCTGCCGACCATAGCTCCAAACGACGTGGTGGAAATTGATG atgatgatgatgatgatgaatgCGTAATTTTAGAGAGCAACAATCCAGAAACCGAATCGCCGGTGTCGCCTCCAGGTGTAAATTCGAGCGAATCTCTGCCAGCGATCTCAGAGAAAGATACAACTCAAAACCCCAGCTCACCTGACATAGAACTGCTGGAGGCGAGCAAACAGCAGATATTGGAGGAACTTGGAGAGGACAACGACGCTTCTCCCAAGTCACCTGAGAAAGCTGGAACTGAAAACTTGGTTTGCGCCACTCCTGAGACATCACTGGGCAGGAGCATGTCATCGGCTCTAGGCACGCCAATCGTAGACAGTTCGACTCCTTACGAGAAACTGCCAACGGCTGAGAAATTTTCTCAG GGCGTGAGTGAGCACCTGAACTTTGAGAACCTTCCTGGTGCAACTGGACAGTACGAAAAAATGAAGGGGATCATAAAGAGGGTGCAAAAAAGCATTCAGgaatcatcaaaataa
- the LOC135942973 gene encoding zinc finger CCHC domain-containing protein 8 homolog isoform X3: MEEPKDEGKKSLADATRQDMQKEADATRYKVEEIRQKIESLRKRKIENEVQVIEGQPCEVVTVSEDSHSEDSSSPVKKAKPEEKLPSFTPMVHATFKPLIEQTHLEQHKKNVEVVSLDDENSEPVANVINETPEEPMVEAPVVAEPAERRNGALGRPLVKITFYDRVLANEYAALIKDAVAQTLSIPSSAKSGNKSGSVQLEYVIRESDLNDENTQLEGQTFTLDTEPVTAALKWKVPSYSQSFKTIDGQEGDKQEEEPEKRSGGACFNCSGSHMISDCPKPIDQKVVNENRAKFRSSGNQLMRTSRYHADEEQKYSNHRPGQISNELRQALGLRPEQLPLHTYCMRLYGYPPGWLEEARVKHSGISLIEDVQSTNGSAESDQIEEIDPSKIVEFPGFNVPFKLGTMDESYEMGLPQMHWDFSKEAMLQFIKSQKTLPTIAPNDVVEIDESNNPETESPVSPPGVNSSESLPAISEKDTTQNPSSPDIELLEASKQQILEELGEDNDASPKSPEKAGTENLVCATPETSLGRSMSSALGTPIVDSSTPYEKLPTAEKFSQGVSEHLNFENLPGATGQYEKMKGIIKRVQKSIQESSK; encoded by the exons ATGGAGGAACCGAAAGACGAGGGCAAAAAATCCTTGGCAGATGCCACGAGACAAGACATGCAGAAGGAAGCTGACGCTACCAGGTACAAAGTGGAAGAAATTCGTCAGAAAATAGAGAGCTTGAGAAAGCGCAAAATCGAGAATGAAGTGCAGGTCATCGAAGGTCAGCCCTGCGAGGTTGTGACTGTCAGCGAAGACTCACATTCAGAGGACAGCAGCAGTCCTGTGAAGAAGGCAAAACCTGAGGAAAAGCTGCCGAGCTTCACTCCAATGGTGCATGCAACGTTCAAGCCGCTCATTGAACAGACTCATTTAGAGCAACACAAGAAAAATGTTGAGGTTGTCAGCTTGGACGACGAGAACAGTGAACCGGTGGCAAATGTAATTAATGAAACACCAGAGGAGCCGATGGTAGAAGCGCCAGTGGTAGCAGAGCCCGCCGAGAGAAGAAATGGTGCTCTCGGACGGCCTTTAGTGAAAATCACTTTTTACGATAGAGTTCTGGCCAA TGAATATGCAGCATTGATAAAGGACGCTGTTGCTCAAACTCTGTCCATTCCAAGCTCTGCCAAATCTGGAAATAAATCCGGGTCGGTGCAATTGGAGTATGTTATTCGCGAGTCGGACCTGAACGATGAAAACACCCAGCTGGAGGGGCAAACGTTCACCCTGGACACGGAACCTGTAACCGCTGCTTTGAAGTGGAAGGTGCCGTCGTACTCGCAG TCTTTTAAAACGATCGATGGTCAAGAGGGTGACAAGCAGGAGGAGGAACCTGAAAAAAGGTCAGGAGGAGCATGTTTCAACTGCAGTGGAAGTCACATGATATCTGACTGTCCAAAACCGATAGATCAAAAAGTTGTAAATGAAAACCGGGCCAAATTTAGATCGTCAGGCAATCAATTGATGAGAACTAG tCGTTACCACGCTGACGAAGAACAAAAGTACTCCAATCACCGTCCAGGACAAATAAGTAACGAGCTGCGGCAGGCACTGGGCTTGCGGCCGGAACAATTGCCGCTGCACACGTACTGCATGAGGCTTTACGGCTACCCTCCAGGCTGGCTTGAGGAGGCGCGAGTCAAGCACTCGGGCATATCCTTGATAGAGGACGTGCAATCAA cCAACGGCTCTGCTGAGAGTGATCAAATCGAAGAGATAGATCCCAGCAAAATCGTCGAGTTTCCCGGTTTCAATGTTCCGTTCAAGCTTGGAACAATGGAT gaaaGCTACGAGATGGGATTGCCACAAATGCATTGGGATTTCAGCAAGGAGGCCATGTTGCAGTTCATCAAATCCCAAAAAACGCTGCCGACCATAGCTCCAAACGACGTGGTGGAAATTGATG AGAGCAACAATCCAGAAACCGAATCGCCGGTGTCGCCTCCAGGTGTAAATTCGAGCGAATCTCTGCCAGCGATCTCAGAGAAAGATACAACTCAAAACCCCAGCTCACCTGACATAGAACTGCTGGAGGCGAGCAAACAGCAGATATTGGAGGAACTTGGAGAGGACAACGACGCTTCTCCCAAGTCACCTGAGAAAGCTGGAACTGAAAACTTGGTTTGCGCCACTCCTGAGACATCACTGGGCAGGAGCATGTCATCGGCTCTAGGCACGCCAATCGTAGACAGTTCGACTCCTTACGAGAAACTGCCAACGGCTGAGAAATTTTCTCAG GGCGTGAGTGAGCACCTGAACTTTGAGAACCTTCCTGGTGCAACTGGACAGTACGAAAAAATGAAGGGGATCATAAAGAGGGTGCAAAAAAGCATTCAGgaatcatcaaaataa
- the LOC135942975 gene encoding small integral membrane protein 14 yields the protein MGDDEFDPCECIWNHEMAMRRLLSLLRQGQSYCTDTQCFDPPLSGGLQSDSGSNDGLFLMMMGWVMLAVVLYMTRPASLRGPGLDAKPNNNDLPPPPPPATL from the exons ATGGGTGACGACGAGTTTGACCCGTGCGAATGCATTTGGAACCATGAGATGGCCATGAGACGTCTGCTCTCTCTG CTCCGCCAAGGGCAGTCCTACTGCACTGATACTCAATGTTTCGACC CGCCTTTATCAGGAGGCCTGCAGAGTGACAGCGGCAGCAATGACGGATTGTTCCTAATGATGATGGGCTGGGTGATGTTGGCTGTTGTTTTGTACATGACGCGACCCGCCTCACTGCGCGGACCAGGCCTTGATGCGAAACCCAACAACAATGACTTG ccaccgccgcctccgcctgcCACTCTGTAA